In [Leptolyngbya] sp. PCC 7376, a genomic segment contains:
- a CDS encoding septum formation family protein: MKLRLIVFIISLIGFGVYNHFTSARRDGSGDIVSEGEIGSFEIKQGDCFNNTDFSNLTTLPAVPCAEPHDNEVYAVFDIPLPTYESDDETFRLAVEACTKRFDNFVGRTYEDSKLDILTLYPTLATWEEGDREIVCAVFDVDGEKLMGTAEGLGI; encoded by the coding sequence ATGAAACTTAGACTTATTGTTTTCATAATCAGCCTCATTGGATTCGGTGTCTATAATCACTTCACAAGTGCTAGGCGGGACGGCAGCGGCGATATTGTCAGCGAAGGGGAAATCGGCTCCTTTGAGATCAAGCAAGGTGATTGCTTCAATAATACAGATTTCTCAAATCTAACCACTCTGCCTGCTGTGCCTTGCGCAGAACCCCATGATAATGAGGTTTATGCGGTATTCGACATTCCACTACCAACTTATGAGTCTGACGATGAGACCTTTAGGTTGGCAGTAGAAGCCTGTACTAAACGCTTTGATAATTTTGTTGGCAGGACTTATGAAGATTCCAAGCTTGATATCTTGACGCTCTATCCCACCTTGGCGACCTGGGAAGAAGGTGACCGTGAAATCGTCTGTGCGGTGTTCGACGTAGATGGCGAAAAGCTGATGGGTACTGCTGAAGGTCTAGGCATATAA
- a CDS encoding IS1 family transposase (programmed frameshift), with protein sequence MTIHCPQCNAQNIIKSGFAKNRQRFKCKQCNYQFTSFSKERGKPLWMKLEAVLMYMSGMSMNATAKILGVSAQSVLNWVRDFGEANYEKPTPESAVVVELDELWHFIQEKKNKLWVWKAYHRNTGRLIDWELGSRDSRTLGHLLERLSQWQITVYCTDNWKPYQQLLENHPDAFHVISKKETIAIERNNSDNRHWFARFHRRTKVVSKSRQMVDLTMALFAKFRVNGSINLLRNWRIALLN encoded by the exons ATGACAATTCATTGTCCTCAATGTAACGCTCAAAACATTATCAAAAGTGGATTTGCTAAAAATCGTCAACGATTTAAGTGTAAGCAGTGTAATTATCAATTTACAAGCTTTTCTAAAGAGCGGGGCAAGCCTCTCTGGATGAAATTAGAAGCTGTATTGATGTATATGAGTGGTATGTCCATGAATGCGACAGCCAAGATTCTCGGTGTATCAGCTCAATCAGTGCTCAATTGGGTAAGAGATTTCGGTGAAGCCAATTATGAAAAGCCCACTCCTGAGTCTGCTGTCGTGGTGGAGCTAGATGAGCTATGGCATTTTATCCAAGAGA AAAAAAACAAACTTTGGGTCTGGAAAGCATATCACCGTAATACTGGGCGACTCATTGACTGGGAATTGGGAAGTCGTGATAGTCGAACTTTAGGTCATTTACTAGAGCGGTTATCGCAATGGCAAATCACTGTCTATTGCACCGATAATTGGAAACCCTATCAACAGCTATTAGAGAATCACCCAGATGCTTTTCATGTCATTAGCAAGAAGGAGACAATAGCAATTGAGAGAAACAATTCAGATAATCGCCATTGGTTCGCTAGGTTTCATCGCAGGACGAAAGTTGTCTCAAAATCGAGACAGATGGTTGACTTGACTATGGCATTGTTTGCAAAATTCAGAGTCAATGGAAGCATTAATTTACTGCGCAACTGGCGTATAGCATTACTGAATTGA
- a CDS encoding thermonuclease family protein yields MLRTLATVLSLLVVASGFPLNAAELLKGKVVKITYGDTLNAQVGNSTVRVRLACIDTPEKDQNFGSLATQRLNQLVPVGSTVDIYKVDTDRYGRTIGVIVGSSGNVNLQMVREGYAVVYDQYLYNCPNSRNDLLNAENQAKANSRVFWSQSNPCMPWDFRRNRC; encoded by the coding sequence ATGCTTAGAACCCTTGCCACCGTATTAAGTTTGCTTGTTGTCGCCAGTGGTTTCCCTTTAAACGCAGCGGAACTACTTAAAGGCAAGGTGGTAAAAATCACTTATGGGGATACATTGAACGCTCAGGTAGGTAATTCAACAGTTCGGGTGCGACTAGCCTGTATCGATACACCTGAGAAAGATCAAAACTTTGGGTCACTTGCGACACAACGCCTTAATCAACTTGTACCCGTTGGTTCCACTGTCGATATCTACAAAGTCGATACAGATCGCTATGGCCGTACTATCGGTGTCATTGTTGGGAGTAGTGGCAACGTAAACCTTCAGATGGTTCGTGAGGGTTACGCCGTTGTATATGACCAGTACCTCTACAACTGCCCCAATAGTCGTAATGACTTACTCAATGCAGAGAATCAAGCAAAAGCAAACAGTCGCGTTTTCTGGAGTCAATCTAATCCTTGTATGCCGTGGGATTTTAGACGTAACCGTTGTTAA
- a CDS encoding carboxypeptidase regulatory-like domain-containing protein, translated as MTQAPIQSENSESETTELINVEIIVLDSGENLPIQDVEVRVVSTGGPEVRRTNTDGFVQIEIPTRDDVGITLAKDGFQTSRHSINLKNDPNRTREYYLVKE; from the coding sequence GTGACTCAAGCCCCGATTCAGTCTGAGAATTCAGAGAGTGAAACCACAGAATTGATAAATGTTGAAATTATTGTGCTGGATTCTGGCGAAAATCTTCCAATACAAGATGTAGAAGTTCGCGTTGTCTCTACCGGGGGACCCGAAGTCAGAAGGACCAATACTGATGGATTTGTTCAAATTGAGATTCCCACAAGAGATGATGTTGGCATTACCTTAGCCAAAGACGGGTTTCAAACATCAAGACATTCGATTAATTTAAAGAACGATCCCAATCGAACCAGAGAATACTATCTAGTCAAAGAATAA
- a CDS encoding helix-turn-helix transcriptional regulator produces the protein MDRLKALILEKYTSVSECAKEAGMSDSVLRSYIKKRAKPSIDYFFSLADALEITTDELRELMDYSDSFAVAEKKADYKCK, from the coding sequence ATGGATAGGCTAAAAGCCTTGATTTTAGAGAAATACACATCAGTATCCGAATGTGCCAAAGAAGCTGGTATGAGTGATTCGGTACTAAGGTCTTACATAAAAAAACGAGCAAAACCATCAATAGATTACTTCTTCTCTCTAGCCGATGCTTTAGAGATCACAACTGATGAACTACGAGAGTTGATGGACTATAGCGATAGTTTTGCTGTTGCTGAAAAGAAAGCTGACTATAAGTGCAAATAA
- a CDS encoding DUF1064 domain-containing protein, producing the protein MNKKNTELTTHEKPHQDKLPEWIRFDSKLEANTYQALPKQGLMLQFPITLKAGLNSPKIDYVADFLIAIPNKQIVIESKGKLTPEARLKLNLLDAVHPKLFANLLIVTKSQRDIQKLPKWLQGKACTLTRLPKVISTFLEQ; encoded by the coding sequence GTGAACAAAAAGAACACTGAACTTACCACCCACGAAAAGCCTCATCAAGACAAATTACCTGAGTGGATAAGGTTCGACTCAAAGCTTGAAGCTAATACTTATCAAGCACTCCCTAAACAGGGGTTGATGTTGCAATTCCCTATCACTCTAAAAGCTGGCTTAAACTCTCCGAAAATCGACTATGTAGCTGACTTTTTAATAGCTATCCCTAACAAACAGATAGTCATTGAGAGCAAAGGTAAACTAACGCCCGAAGCAAGGCTAAAGCTCAACTTGCTTGATGCAGTTCACCCAAAATTATTTGCAAACTTACTGATAGTAACCAAGTCCCAAAGGGACATTCAAAAGCTTCCTAAATGGTTACAAGGTAAAGCTTGCACACTTACAAGACTACCGAAAGTAATTAGCACTTTCTTGGAACAATGA
- a CDS encoding DNA N-6-adenine-methyltransferase encodes MQKFQSKPSDQRYTRSKELKLVYDTLQVINLDPTADPDKRVDAMFHITEQDDCLTTDWTSACSGFPSSQIYMNPPYSNSHPFIARLCEYLQGYPDAVAITLTHASLIQTKTSQHWFKKYARAICLPNHRINFDYPEGMKKKNGNDRDSLWTYWGGAHFLNRFTQVYANEGLVMEMKKA; translated from the coding sequence ATGCAGAAATTTCAGTCGAAACCATCAGATCAAAGATACACAAGATCTAAAGAGTTAAAGCTTGTCTACGACACATTGCAGGTCATCAATCTAGATCCCACTGCTGACCCTGATAAAAGAGTCGATGCGATGTTCCATATCACCGAGCAAGATGACTGTTTAACCACTGACTGGACATCTGCTTGCAGCGGTTTCCCGTCTAGCCAAATCTATATGAACCCGCCCTACAGCAATTCTCATCCATTCATCGCTCGATTATGCGAGTACTTGCAAGGTTATCCCGATGCAGTGGCGATCACTCTTACCCATGCTTCGTTGATTCAAACCAAGACATCGCAGCATTGGTTCAAAAAGTATGCCCGCGCCATTTGCTTGCCTAACCATCGAATCAATTTTGATTATCCAGAAGGCATGAAGAAAAAGAATGGTAATGACAGAGATTCACTTTGGACTTATTGGGGCGGCGCACATTTCCTAAACAGGTTCACTCAGGTCTACGCCAATGAAGGATTAGTTATGGAGATGAAAAAAGCATGA
- the modB gene encoding molybdate ABC transporter permease subunit yields the protein MASLEVVLPAVWISLKVAGLATVFAMVWGGGLAYVVVRYRFWGKFWLEAIATLPLVMPPTVVGFFLLQVLSTQNFLGKWLEQSFGIRLIFSWQGATIAAAVMAFPLMFKTTKAALQSVDPIFLEAAATLGQPEWAIASKIWIPLASRGILAGILLSFTRALGEFGATLMVAGNIPRVTQTMPMAIYEAVQTGNDSLAMIFVGILTSLSLLSLVMTQYLERRSIVVHHHFLR from the coding sequence GTGGCATCTCTAGAGGTTGTACTGCCAGCGGTCTGGATTTCTCTGAAGGTCGCGGGTTTAGCGACGGTTTTTGCTATGGTTTGGGGCGGAGGTTTGGCTTATGTTGTGGTGCGGTATCGGTTTTGGGGTAAGTTTTGGCTAGAGGCGATCGCCACGTTACCGTTAGTCATGCCGCCAACTGTGGTTGGCTTTTTTTTATTGCAGGTATTAAGCACACAAAATTTTTTAGGGAAATGGCTGGAGCAGAGTTTTGGGATTCGACTTATTTTTTCTTGGCAGGGGGCGACAATTGCGGCGGCGGTAATGGCTTTTCCGTTAATGTTTAAAACAACGAAGGCAGCATTGCAAAGTGTCGATCCGATTTTTCTTGAGGCAGCAGCAACGCTCGGCCAGCCAGAATGGGCGATCGCCAGCAAAATCTGGATTCCTTTGGCAAGTCGGGGAATTTTAGCTGGGATATTATTGAGCTTTACGAGAGCTCTGGGAGAGTTCGGTGCAACGCTGATGGTGGCCGGAAATATTCCGCGTGTGACCCAAACAATGCCGATGGCGATTTACGAGGCGGTACAAACAGGCAATGATTCGCTAGCCATGATTTTTGTGGGAATTCTAACGAGTTTGTCACTGTTGAGTTTGGTGATGACGCAATATCTCGAACGCCGTTCCATTGTGGTTCATCATCATTTTTTGCGGTAG
- a CDS encoding Mo-dependent nitrogenase C-terminal domain-containing protein translates to MQLSDNNRNNLQYSGSFENRRFDIFQSLRFWLNAIEFSEAESARLVCRLIPAQCPFARDVSLLGRVLFSIPPLCKLNPVYDELVALRFRALCYLADEVGEDIGVYC, encoded by the coding sequence ATGCAACTTTCAGACAATAATCGCAACAATCTCCAGTATTCTGGTTCTTTCGAAAACCGTCGTTTCGATATTTTTCAATCTCTCCGGTTTTGGCTCAATGCCATCGAGTTTTCTGAAGCAGAGTCAGCTCGTCTCGTATGCCGTCTTATTCCAGCCCAATGTCCCTTTGCTCGTGATGTCAGCTTACTCGGCCGCGTCCTATTCAGTATTCCGCCCCTCTGCAAACTTAACCCTGTTTATGATGAACTCGTGGCGCTCCGTTTCCGGGCATTATGCTATCTCGCCGATGAAGTAGGTGAAGATATCGGAGTTTACTGCTAA
- a CDS encoding IS1 family transposase (programmed frameshift), translating into MTIHCPQCNAQDIIKSGFAKNRQRFKCKQCNYQFTSFSKERGKPLWMKLEAVLMYMSGMSMNATAKILGVSAQSVLNWVRDFGEANYEKPTPESAVVVELDELWHFIQEKKNKLWVWKAYDRNTGRLIDWELGSRDSRTLGHLLERLSQWQITVYCTDNWEPYQQLLENHPDAFHVISKKETIAIERNNSDNRHWFARFHRRTKVVSKSKHMVDLSMALFAKFRVNGSIELLRNWRLTLLS; encoded by the exons ATGACAATTCACTGTCCCCAATGTAATGCTCAAGACATCATCAAAAGTGGATTCGCTAAAAATCGTCAACGATTTAAGTGTAAGCAGTGCAATTATCAATTTACAAGCTTTTCTAAAGAGCGGGGCAAGCCTCTCTGGATGAAATTAGAAGCTGTATTGATGTATATGAGTGGTATGTCCATGAATGCGACAGCCAAGATTCTCGGTGTATCAGCTCAATCAGTGCTCAATTGGGTAAGAGATTTCGGTGAAGCCAATTATGAAAAGCCCACTCCTGAGTCTGCTGTCGTGGTGGAGCTAGATGAGCTATGGCATTTTATCCAAGAGA AAAAAAACAAACTTTGGGTCTGGAAAGCATATGACCGTAATACTGGGCGACTCATTGACTGGGAATTGGGAAGTCGTGATAGTCGAACTTTAGGTCATTTACTAGAGCGGTTATCGCAATGGCAAATCACTGTCTATTGCACCGATAATTGGGAACCCTATCAACAGCTATTAGAGAATCACCCAGATGCTTTTCATGTCATTAGCAAGAAAGAGACAATAGCAATTGAGAGAAACAACTCAGACAATCGCCATTGGTTTGCTCGGTTTCATCGCAGGACGAAGGTCGTCTCTAAATCAAAACACATGGTGGACTTGAGCATGGCACTGTTTGCGAAATTTAGAGTGAATGGAAGTATTGAGCTACTGCGCAATTGGCGTTTAACATTACTCTCTTGA
- the gcvP gene encoding aminomethyl-transferring glycine dehydrogenase: MVNLQQLPTLPATPKNEAFIRRHIGISDDAAAKMLAFLGFDSLEDLISQTVPDPIRQKLELGLPHARTEVKALSDLETIANQNKVFKNLIGMGYYDCVTPPVIQRNVLENPGWYTAYTPYQAEIAQGRLEALLNFQTMVIELTGLEIANASLLDEGTAAAEAMSMSYGLCKKKTANTFFVSELCHPQTIEVVLTRAMPLDINVVIGNHETFEVTEDVFGALLQYPATNGSVFDYSEFIEKVHNQKAFATVATDLMSLCLLKTPGEMGADIAVGTSQRFGVPLGYGGPHAAFFATKEKFKRQIPGRIVGVSKDVHGKPALRLALQTREQHIRRDKATSNICTAQVLLAVMASMYGVYHGAEGLKAIATEIHQLTQICAKGLEKLGFGISSTITFDTIQVIATTEQATTIRENAEAAEYNLRYFDDGKIGISFDETCTTDDVKAVWGFFAEQEKLPFTLEQIEREITDALPENLLRTSAFLTDPVFNTHRSETELLRYIHHLQSKDLSLTTSMIPLGSCTMKLNATAEMIPVTWASFGKIHPFAPRSQTAGYKEMCDQLEGWLAEITGFAGVSLQPNAGSQGEYAGLQVIRQFHIKNGDRQRNICLIPESAHGTNPASAVMCGFKVVPVKCCSSQGDIEIEDLKAKAEKYKDNLAALMVTYPSTHGVFEEGIKGICEIIHSHGGQVYLDGANMNALVGVCRPGDFGADVCHLNLHKTFCIPHGGGGPGVGPICVAAHLVPYLPKTELTENETNIGFISAAPLGSASILPISWMYIAMMGSEGLTKATKTAILSANYMAKRLDEHYPVLFKGANDCVAHECIIDLRQMRKSAEITVEDIAKRLMDYGFHAPTISWPVAGTMMIEPTESESLEEVDRFCDAMIAIREEVRQIEVGNIAKDDNPVKNSPHTAESLICGDWEHPYSREVAAYPTAWLKESKFWASVGRINNAFGDRNLVCSCEGMDAYKNE; the protein is encoded by the coding sequence ATGGTCAATCTGCAACAGCTCCCTACTCTGCCAGCAACTCCGAAAAATGAAGCGTTTATCCGCCGTCATATCGGGATTAGTGATGATGCAGCAGCAAAAATGTTGGCATTTTTGGGGTTTGATTCTCTCGAAGATCTTATTAGTCAGACTGTGCCTGATCCAATTCGTCAGAAATTAGAACTCGGTCTTCCCCACGCACGAACTGAAGTAAAAGCGCTTTCAGATCTTGAGACGATCGCCAACCAAAACAAAGTTTTCAAAAATTTGATTGGGATGGGCTATTACGATTGCGTCACGCCACCTGTCATCCAGCGAAATGTTTTAGAAAATCCGGGTTGGTACACCGCTTATACACCCTACCAAGCAGAAATTGCTCAAGGCAGATTAGAGGCGCTTTTAAATTTCCAGACCATGGTGATTGAGCTGACTGGATTAGAAATTGCCAATGCGTCACTACTCGATGAAGGAACCGCCGCCGCCGAAGCAATGAGCATGAGTTATGGACTCTGCAAGAAGAAAACAGCCAATACCTTTTTTGTGTCGGAATTATGCCATCCCCAAACAATCGAAGTTGTACTGACCCGTGCGATGCCCCTCGATATCAATGTGGTCATTGGTAATCACGAAACCTTTGAAGTAACCGAAGATGTGTTTGGGGCACTGCTGCAATATCCGGCGACCAATGGCTCGGTTTTTGATTACAGCGAATTTATCGAAAAAGTCCACAACCAAAAAGCATTTGCGACAGTCGCAACCGATCTAATGAGCTTATGTTTGCTGAAAACGCCCGGTGAAATGGGTGCAGACATTGCAGTTGGAACCAGCCAAAGATTTGGGGTTCCATTGGGTTATGGTGGCCCCCACGCAGCATTCTTTGCGACGAAGGAAAAGTTTAAGCGTCAAATCCCCGGCAGAATTGTAGGCGTTTCGAAGGATGTTCACGGTAAACCTGCGTTACGTTTAGCACTACAAACCCGTGAACAACATATTCGTCGTGACAAAGCGACCAGTAATATTTGCACGGCTCAGGTTCTTCTCGCCGTAATGGCCTCAATGTATGGGGTGTATCACGGTGCTGAAGGCCTGAAGGCGATCGCCACGGAAATTCACCAGTTGACCCAAATTTGTGCGAAAGGTTTAGAAAAATTAGGTTTTGGAATTAGTTCGACCATTACATTCGATACGATTCAGGTGATCGCGACAACAGAACAAGCTACAACTATTCGCGAAAATGCAGAAGCAGCAGAATATAATCTGCGCTATTTTGATGATGGAAAAATCGGCATTAGCTTTGATGAGACTTGCACCACTGATGACGTGAAAGCTGTATGGGGATTTTTTGCTGAACAAGAAAAATTGCCCTTTACCCTTGAACAAATCGAGCGGGAAATCACCGATGCTTTGCCGGAAAATCTCCTGCGTACCAGCGCATTTTTAACCGATCCTGTTTTCAATACTCACCGGTCTGAAACCGAACTTTTACGCTATATTCATCATCTCCAAAGTAAGGACTTATCCTTGACCACATCGATGATTCCATTGGGTTCCTGCACGATGAAACTCAATGCGACAGCGGAAATGATTCCGGTCACCTGGGCAAGCTTCGGTAAAATTCATCCCTTTGCTCCCCGTAGCCAAACAGCAGGATATAAGGAAATGTGTGACCAGCTAGAAGGCTGGCTCGCAGAAATCACAGGTTTTGCTGGGGTTTCACTCCAACCGAATGCGGGTTCTCAAGGGGAATATGCTGGCTTGCAAGTTATCCGTCAGTTTCATATCAAGAACGGTGATCGCCAACGTAATATTTGTCTAATTCCAGAATCTGCCCATGGCACTAACCCTGCCAGTGCGGTGATGTGTGGCTTTAAAGTTGTGCCGGTGAAATGCTGTAGCAGTCAGGGTGATATTGAAATTGAAGATCTCAAAGCCAAGGCTGAAAAGTATAAAGATAATCTCGCAGCATTGATGGTGACCTATCCCTCAACTCACGGTGTGTTCGAGGAAGGCATCAAAGGTATCTGTGAGATTATCCATAGCCATGGCGGTCAAGTTTATCTCGATGGCGCAAACATGAATGCCTTAGTCGGCGTTTGTCGTCCCGGTGATTTTGGTGCAGATGTTTGTCACCTCAACCTACACAAAACCTTCTGTATCCCTCACGGTGGTGGTGGACCTGGCGTTGGCCCTATTTGTGTTGCAGCACATTTAGTTCCTTACCTCCCCAAAACCGAGCTCACAGAAAATGAAACCAATATCGGTTTCATTTCGGCAGCTCCTTTGGGTAGTGCGAGCATCCTGCCAATTTCATGGATGTACATTGCCATGATGGGTTCTGAGGGATTAACAAAGGCCACTAAAACAGCAATCCTCAGTGCAAACTATATGGCTAAACGCTTGGATGAGCATTACCCAGTGCTGTTTAAGGGGGCAAATGATTGTGTTGCCCATGAATGTATTATCGACCTGCGCCAAATGCGAAAGTCTGCGGAAATCACAGTGGAAGATATTGCAAAACGACTGATGGATTATGGCTTCCATGCACCAACCATTTCTTGGCCTGTGGCTGGAACGATGATGATCGAGCCAACAGAAAGTGAATCTCTTGAGGAAGTAGATCGATTCTGTGATGCAATGATTGCGATTCGTGAGGAAGTGCGCCAGATTGAAGTCGGCAATATTGCCAAGGATGATAATCCCGTCAAAAATTCTCCCCATACTGCTGAATCTTTAATCTGTGGAGATTGGGAGCATCCTTATTCCCGCGAAGTGGCAGCTTATCCTACGGCTTGGCTCAAAGAATCGAAGTTCTGGGCATCTGTTGGCAGAATTAATAATGCGTTTGGCGATCGCAACCTTGTTTGTTCATGTGAAGGAATGGATGCTTACAAAAACGAATAA
- a CDS encoding transposase produces MTGEEESSILPKAYSLDLRQKIVDAYERGGVSQSSLARQFGVAKSFVQKLLDQKRLTGSIAPKKRSQQTPPKLNEEHQTILRQLLTKKNDATLAELCDEMEKRTGLRVANSTMHRTLRRMGYSLKKNILSRP; encoded by the coding sequence TTGACTGGTGAGGAAGAAAGTAGCATCTTGCCGAAAGCCTACTCATTAGACTTAAGACAGAAAATAGTGGATGCCTACGAAAGGGGTGGTGTGAGTCAAAGTAGTCTTGCCCGACAATTTGGAGTGGCGAAAAGTTTTGTACAAAAGCTCCTCGACCAAAAACGACTGACAGGGTCGATTGCTCCGAAAAAACGAAGCCAACAAACACCTCCCAAATTAAACGAAGAGCATCAAACAATATTGCGCCAGTTGCTCACCAAGAAAAACGATGCGACGCTAGCGGAACTATGTGATGAGATGGAGAAACGCACTGGTCTCCGTGTGGCCAATAGCACCATGCATCGCACCTTAAGAAGAATGGGATATAGCCTCAAAAAAAACATTCTATCCAGACCTTAA
- a CDS encoding IS630 family transposase: MQQARYDFWQKMQATLAKNLIFIDESGVNLAMTRLRARSEKGKRAYSPKSSKRGKNVSLIGALGFKGMVANYHLLGSTDGLTFEAFISQKLIPNLWAGACVVMDNCSIHLGESVRTMIEAVGAKLIYLPPYSPDFSPIENCWSKLKSTLKSIGARTYLALDKAIEVAFSKITLDDIRCWFTHCCYCTSLD, encoded by the coding sequence GTGCAACAAGCCAGATATGATTTTTGGCAGAAAATGCAAGCGACTCTAGCGAAAAACTTGATTTTTATCGATGAATCGGGCGTGAACTTAGCCATGACAAGACTGAGGGCACGTTCTGAGAAAGGGAAACGAGCTTATAGTCCGAAATCCAGTAAACGAGGCAAGAATGTTTCTTTGATTGGAGCATTAGGCTTCAAGGGAATGGTCGCTAATTATCATCTGCTGGGGAGTACGGATGGATTAACCTTTGAAGCATTCATCAGCCAGAAGTTAATACCAAACTTATGGGCGGGAGCATGTGTGGTGATGGATAACTGTTCGATTCATTTAGGAGAGTCAGTACGCACAATGATTGAGGCCGTGGGAGCTAAGTTGATTTACCTTCCTCCCTATTCTCCAGATTTTTCACCCATTGAAAATTGCTGGTCAAAGTTGAAAAGTACCTTGAAAAGTATCGGGGCAAGAACTTATCTAGCTCTAGACAAGGCAATTGAGGTAGCTTTTTCCAAGATTACCCTTGATGATATTCGATGCTGGTTTACACATTGCTGCTATTGCACCTCACTCGACTAG
- a CDS encoding RNA methyltransferase: protein MTSEENTTQKSAARKRADEIKGYQCKNLIAVIENPKYIENIGSVIRNVNALGVEKTYIIDPFKKLPDDWQDMRERKSLSRLSVSAIKWSFVKRFDSTEDCLAHLKNKHFHSIVTSPHIKGERNCILHEVDYTVYTKLAVWFGNESHGISKVAVKNSEMCVSIPMFGMVESLNLGTTSGIVLYEVTKQRREYQKQYKRSGKRRPINAEKY from the coding sequence ATGACATCCGAAGAAAATACTACGCAGAAAAGTGCTGCACGAAAAAGAGCAGATGAGATTAAAGGATATCAATGTAAAAATTTAATTGCTGTTATAGAAAACCCCAAATACATTGAAAATATCGGCTCAGTAATTCGCAATGTCAATGCTTTGGGAGTTGAAAAAACCTATATTATCGATCCTTTCAAAAAATTGCCTGATGATTGGCAAGATATGCGAGAACGTAAATCTTTATCGCGGCTTTCTGTCTCTGCAATCAAATGGAGTTTTGTAAAACGCTTTGATTCAACAGAAGATTGCTTAGCTCATCTTAAGAATAAGCACTTTCACTCTATCGTTACTTCACCACATATTAAAGGTGAAAGAAACTGCATCCTCCATGAAGTTGATTACACTGTTTATACGAAATTAGCAGTATGGTTTGGGAATGAATCCCACGGTATTAGTAAGGTTGCTGTGAAAAACAGTGAAATGTGTGTGAGTATTCCGATGTTTGGCATGGTTGAAAGCCTAAATTTGGGCACAACATCGGGGATTGTTTTATATGAAGTGACAAAGCAACGCCGTGAATATCAAAAACAATATAAAAGAAGTGGAAAGCGTCGCCCAATTAATGCAGAAAAATACTAA
- a CDS encoding IS982 family transposase → MASKQKRRRRPRSLSLSEIMTILIAFHQSHYRNFKYFYLLMMRHYWQKAFPKAVSYQRFVAWMPSSLVPLCAYLCDCYGDCTGISFIDATSIKVCHNRRISQHRVFEGHAARGKTSVGWFFGFKLHLIINDRGELLNVKITPGNTDDRKPVVELLKGLSGKVFADKGYVSQALAQYLQEEYDVRLLAKPRRNMKNHRMLWRDKVLARKRALIETVIDQLKNISQIEHSRHRSPANFCVNLLCCLIAYCHQPKKPSLKLD, encoded by the coding sequence CTGGCCTCAAAGCAAAAGCGACGGCGTCGCCCCAGAAGCCTTAGTCTCAGCGAGATAATGACGATATTGATTGCTTTTCACCAATCTCACTATCGTAATTTCAAGTATTTCTATCTCCTGATGATGCGACACTATTGGCAAAAAGCCTTTCCCAAAGCAGTGAGTTATCAACGCTTTGTGGCATGGATGCCCTCCAGCTTAGTGCCTCTATGTGCCTATTTATGTGACTGTTATGGAGATTGCACAGGCATTAGTTTCATTGATGCCACCAGTATCAAAGTTTGTCACAATCGCCGCATCTCTCAACATCGCGTTTTTGAAGGTCATGCCGCTCGAGGTAAAACCTCTGTGGGTTGGTTCTTTGGTTTCAAACTACATCTGATTATCAATGACCGTGGAGAATTACTCAATGTTAAAATCACGCCTGGCAACACCGATGATAGAAAACCGGTAGTGGAGCTTTTGAAAGGGTTATCGGGAAAAGTCTTTGCCGATAAAGGTTACGTCTCTCAAGCTCTGGCACAGTATTTACAAGAAGAATATGATGTGAGGCTTCTAGCTAAGCCTCGTCGCAATATGAAGAATCACCGGATGCTTTGGCGTGACAAAGTTTTGGCCCGCAAGCGAGCTTTGATTGAGACAGTCATTGACCAACTGAAGAATATTTCTCAGATTGAGCATTCCCGCCACCGCAGTCCTGCCAATTTTTGTGTCAACTTGCTTTGTTGTCTCATTGCCTATTGTCATCAGCCCAAGAAACCCTCTCTAAAACTTGATTAG